The nucleotide sequence TACCTGCCCCAGTGGCTCTTCCTGTTCGGCACGGCGATCCTCTACCTGGTGATCGGGCTCGTCGTGTTCCTCCGCTACGGCCGCCGTTCCTGACCCGGAGCCCACCCCATGAGCCCGCTGATTCTCGCGTTCCTGCTGTACTTCGTCGCGATTGCCGGCATCGCCGTCTGGTCGATGCGGGGCATCGGCTCGCAGTCCGACTTCCTGCTCGGCGGCCGCCGCATCGGTGCCGTCGCCACCGCCATCAGCGCCGCCGCCTCGGCCCGCAGCGCCTCGAGCGTCGTCGGGCAGGCGGGCCTGGCCTTCATCATGGGCTTCCAGGCGATCTGGATCGTCTTCGCGTCGACGCTGCTCGAGTATTTCGCGATGCTCTACTTGATGGGGCCGAAGCTCCGGAAGTTCTCGAGCCGCCGGGACGCCATCACCATCCCGGAGTACATGGAGGCGCGCTTCCCCGACAGCAACAACCTGCTGCGCCTCGTCAGCGCCTGCGCCTTCGTCGTCTTCATGATTGCCTACGTCGTGTCGCAGTACGTGGGCATGAGCTTCACCATCACCCAGGTGCTCGGCTGGCCGCTCGTCCCGTCGATCGTGCTGGCGGCGATCTTCACCGCCGCGTACACGATCGTGGGCGGCTACAAGGCGGTCGTCTACACCGACGTCATGCAGGGCTGCATGATGCTGCTCGCGATGCTCGTCGTCCCCACGCTGGCGTGGAACGCGGCGGGCGGCCTCGACCACATCGTCCCGACGCTCAACCGGATTGGCGGCGAGGGCCTGACGGGCATCGTCGGGAGCGCCGGCCTGCCCTTCGCGATGGGCATGCTCTTCGCCGGCCTCGGCGCCTTCGGCAACCCGCACATCATCGTCCGCTACATGAGCATCACGTCGACCCGCGACCTGAAGCTCGCGGCGTTCATCAACCTGATCTTCAACGTCATCATCGCGTGGGGCGGCATCATCCTCGGTCTCGCCGGCCGCGTGCTCTACGAGGACGTCTCGAAGCTGCCCCTCGGCAACTCCGAGATGATCTTCTTCGAGGTCAGCCGGACCATGGTGCCGGGCGATTTCCTGGTCGGCGTGATGTGGGCGGGGGTCTTCGCGGCGATGATGTCGTCGGCCGACTCGATGATCATGGTCGTGACTTCGTCGGTCAGCCGCGACATCTACCAGAAGGTGATCAAGGCCGGCGAGACCGTGCGCGAGGCGACGCTGGTGAGGCTCAATCGGGTGGTGGTGCTGGCCGTCGTCCTCATCAGCCTCGTGCTGGCGTTCTTCCTCGAGAAGTCGTCGCTGATGATCGCGCTCTTCGCCTGGGGCGGCCTCGGCGGGTCGCTGGGACCGGTGCTGCTGCTGTCACTATGGTGGACGCGAATGACCAAGTGGGGCGCGCTCGCCGGCCTGCTCGGCGGCATGGCGATGGCCGTGACGTGGCGCTTCACGCC is from Acidobacteriota bacterium and encodes:
- a CDS encoding sodium/proline symporter; protein product: MSPLILAFLLYFVAIAGIAVWSMRGIGSQSDFLLGGRRIGAVATAISAAASARSASSVVGQAGLAFIMGFQAIWIVFASTLLEYFAMLYLMGPKLRKFSSRRDAITIPEYMEARFPDSNNLLRLVSACAFVVFMIAYVVSQYVGMSFTITQVLGWPLVPSIVLAAIFTAAYTIVGGYKAVVYTDVMQGCMMLLAMLVVPTLAWNAAGGLDHIVPTLNRIGGEGLTGIVGSAGLPFAMGMLFAGLGAFGNPHIIVRYMSITSTRDLKLAAFINLIFNVIIAWGGIILGLAGRVLYEDVSKLPLGNSEMIFFEVSRTMVPGDFLVGVMWAGVFAAMMSSADSMIMVVTSSVSRDIYQKVIKAGETVREATLVRLNRVVVLAVVLISLVLAFFLEKSSLMIALFAWGGLGGSLGPVLLLSLWWTRMTKWGALAGLLGGMAMAVTWRFTPGLTSILTYEALPAFLTSILLAWTVSLMTTPPPDPTLEDDLRFPTFDEIDRAPGAPLP